From Haloarcula hispanica ATCC 33960, the proteins below share one genomic window:
- a CDS encoding DUF63 family protein, with the protein MVLPSGLALPPLEYTVALLAGTLVVTALLYALEPPIDQRTVVALTPWMALGGALHAFHQPPIEAYRPVVAPLFGAPAVYLTTFVTLGVVWITLTLFSVRRGHSETISRNLGYIGIGLLTVLLVIAVVMALESGLLGLIWPTVAVVVATVVTAVTVLAVALWRTPVVVRMRYAAPTVVFAHMLDGVSTAVGADVIGITERTPIPARIMELAGTLPTAPYLGKGWLFVFVKLLVAIAVVFLLDDYLEEDPVEASLLLALVTAVGIGPATNNIVLFLFSPV; encoded by the coding sequence ATGGTACTGCCTTCGGGGTTAGCGCTCCCGCCGCTTGAGTACACCGTGGCGCTGCTTGCGGGCACACTCGTGGTGACAGCGCTGTTGTACGCCCTCGAACCACCGATCGACCAGCGGACCGTGGTCGCCCTGACGCCGTGGATGGCACTCGGCGGCGCGCTCCACGCGTTCCACCAGCCACCGATTGAAGCGTACAGGCCCGTGGTCGCACCGCTGTTCGGCGCACCGGCGGTGTACCTCACGACGTTCGTCACACTGGGTGTCGTCTGGATCACGCTGACGCTGTTCAGCGTCCGGCGCGGCCACAGCGAGACGATATCGCGCAATCTGGGGTACATCGGCATTGGACTCCTGACTGTGTTGCTCGTCATCGCCGTCGTGATGGCACTGGAGTCCGGCCTGCTGGGGCTCATCTGGCCGACTGTCGCCGTCGTCGTCGCGACTGTTGTCACCGCTGTAACGGTGCTTGCGGTCGCGCTGTGGCGGACGCCGGTCGTGGTTCGGATGCGCTATGCGGCCCCGACTGTCGTGTTCGCGCATATGCTCGACGGCGTCTCGACGGCGGTCGGCGCTGACGTTATCGGTATCACGGAGCGAACGCCGATCCCCGCCCGTATCATGGAGCTTGCCGGGACACTCCCGACAGCGCCGTATCTCGGCAAAGGCTGGCTGTTCGTGTTCGTCAAACTGCTCGTGGCGATTGCGGTCGTCTTCCTGCTCGATGACTACCTCGAAGAGGACCCGGTCGAAGCGAGCCTCCTGCTCGCGCTCGTGACCGCCGTCGGTATCGGCCCGGCCACGAACAACATCGTCCTGTTCCTGTTCAGCCCGGTCTGA